The Flavobacterium commune genome contains a region encoding:
- a CDS encoding AraC family transcriptional regulator: MKKLNQFDTLVIDEFEEDQYHLPRHSHTYYEIIYIIKGSGIHQLNKNLLPYKSGDLFVLSTDDEHYFDIKKTTRFFFIKFTDTYFNSNKKLACDEFLLNTPENFMRDKSLKENVLKLDPTCASILKNTIDNIRAYNSKANISTSPIAFYQILSIFGLIKESLQQQNIKITGSGIDNDQIISYIHQNIYKPKLVQIKTIAEHFNISQSYFGTYFKRNFSISYREYCNKLRTQLIEKRILNKQLSMKQIAYEFSFTDESHLSNYFKKQRNLKPSAVKKL, translated from the coding sequence ATGAAAAAATTAAATCAATTTGACACCTTAGTGATTGATGAATTTGAGGAAGACCAATATCATCTTCCCAGACACAGTCACACCTATTACGAGATTATTTACATCATCAAAGGGAGCGGGATTCATCAATTAAACAAAAACCTGCTCCCATATAAATCAGGGGATTTGTTTGTGCTTTCCACTGATGACGAACACTATTTTGACATTAAAAAGACAACCCGGTTTTTCTTTATAAAATTTACCGACACCTATTTTAATTCGAATAAAAAACTGGCTTGCGATGAATTCCTGCTCAACACTCCCGAGAATTTCATGCGCGACAAATCACTTAAAGAAAATGTACTGAAACTGGATCCAACTTGCGCCAGCATATTAAAAAACACTATTGACAATATCAGAGCTTACAATAGCAAAGCCAATATTTCTACTTCGCCAATTGCCTTTTACCAAATCTTATCCATCTTCGGACTGATAAAAGAAAGTTTACAACAACAGAATATAAAAATCACCGGCTCAGGAATAGACAACGACCAGATTATTTCCTATATCCATCAGAATATTTACAAACCAAAACTGGTTCAGATTAAAACCATTGCAGAACATTTTAATATCTCCCAGAGTTATTTTGGAACCTATTTCAAGCGCAATTTTTCAATAAGTTATCGGGAATATTGCAACAAACTAAGAACCCAGTTAATAGAAAAAAGGATTCTGAACAAGCAACTATCTATGAAACAAATTGCTTATGAATTTAGTTTCACTGATGAAAGTCACCTTTCTAATTATTTCAAAAAACAAAGAAATTTAAAACCAAGTGCGGTTAAGAAATTATAA
- a CDS encoding MFS transporter yields the protein MKKSLLSLALGGLTIGITEFVMMGILPDIAKNLNISIPVAGHLISAYALGVVIGAPLLVIITRNYPPKKTLLILASMITAFNSLSIIAPNYEFLFAVRLLSGLPHGAFFGVGAVVASRLADKGKEAQAISVMFAGLTIANLLGVPLGTYIGHHFSWRYTFIIIAIVGTLTVCSLYFWMPNIEAKAREGMKTQLLFFKKAEAWLVILITAIGAGGLFCWISYIAPLLTDISGFDASDVPYIMMLAGLGMVLGNFIGGKLADRYSAEKTIIVLLSVMAVDLMLVFFFSSNPYVSLALVFSTGCIAFAVAAPIQTLMIQTAVGAEMIASAAIQAAFNTGNALGAFLGGLPLIAGFSYASPNLVGITMSILGVLFTVVFLQRKRRVLKLQRI from the coding sequence ATGAAAAAAAGTTTGCTTTCACTCGCTTTGGGTGGTTTGACGATAGGAATTACCGAATTTGTGATGATGGGGATATTGCCAGATATTGCTAAAAATTTGAATATTAGCATACCAGTTGCGGGACATTTAATTTCGGCCTATGCGCTTGGAGTAGTTATTGGTGCGCCTTTGTTAGTGATTATCACGCGAAATTATCCGCCTAAAAAAACACTATTGATTCTGGCGAGTATGATTACTGCTTTTAATTCACTTTCAATTATTGCACCTAATTATGAGTTTTTGTTTGCTGTTCGATTACTTTCCGGATTGCCGCATGGTGCTTTTTTTGGAGTGGGAGCAGTAGTAGCCAGTCGCCTTGCTGATAAAGGAAAAGAAGCTCAAGCCATATCGGTCATGTTTGCGGGTTTAACTATTGCTAATCTTTTGGGTGTTCCTTTAGGGACTTATATCGGGCATCATTTTTCATGGCGTTATACTTTTATCATTATCGCCATTGTTGGAACTCTAACGGTTTGTTCACTTTATTTTTGGATGCCAAATATTGAGGCTAAAGCCAGAGAAGGTATGAAAACGCAGTTGTTGTTTTTTAAGAAAGCCGAAGCCTGGCTGGTTATTTTAATTACCGCTATTGGTGCAGGAGGTTTGTTTTGCTGGATTAGTTACATTGCTCCGTTATTAACGGATATTTCAGGCTTTGATGCTAGTGATGTGCCCTATATTATGATGTTGGCTGGCTTGGGAATGGTTTTAGGAAATTTTATTGGCGGAAAATTAGCCGATCGCTACTCAGCCGAAAAGACGATTATCGTATTGCTTTCGGTTATGGCAGTTGACTTGATGTTGGTGTTTTTCTTTTCGTCCAATCCTTATGTGAGTTTAGCATTGGTTTTTTCTACTGGTTGTATTGCTTTTGCTGTGGCTGCGCCAATTCAAACTTTGATGATACAAACTGCGGTAGGTGCCGAAATGATTGCTTCGGCAGCGATACAAGCTGCTTTTAATACAGGAAATGCTTTAGGGGCTTTCCTTGGTGGATTGCCTTTAATTGCCGGATTTAGTTATGCTTCGCCAAATTTAGTTGGTATCACAATGTCGATTCTGGGAGTGCTTTTTACGGTAGTCTTTTTACAAAGAAAAAGACGTGTTTTAAAGTTGCAAAGGATTTAA